A window of the Pedobacter frigiditerrae genome harbors these coding sequences:
- a CDS encoding metallophosphoesterase family protein: MKIALFSDIHANLPALEAFFKDVETRNTDAIYCLGDLVGYNIWPNEVIDEIRRRGIPTIAGNYDWGIGRSSDDCGCAYKTDEEKAMGKVSISYTNEVVKDEQRAYLRTLPAHIRLEYQLNHDRRNILFVHGSPRKVNEYLFEDRDEKSMLRIMEQAEADIMCFGHTHQPYHRILNSGTDGSNHFRHAINIGSVGKPKDKDPRGGYVILTINPDSTVTDKDSIKVEFIRFEYDVEKAAKAVEDSPLPNEYADMLRNG; encoded by the coding sequence ATGAAAATTGCTTTATTCTCTGACATCCATGCCAATCTTCCGGCACTGGAAGCATTCTTTAAAGACGTTGAAACCAGAAATACCGATGCCATCTATTGTTTGGGCGACCTTGTCGGCTATAACATCTGGCCGAATGAGGTGATTGATGAAATCCGAAGACGAGGCATTCCCACCATAGCAGGGAATTATGATTGGGGCATTGGCCGTTCAAGTGACGATTGCGGTTGTGCCTATAAGACCGATGAAGAAAAAGCAATGGGAAAAGTTTCCATTTCCTATACTAATGAAGTGGTAAAAGACGAACAGCGAGCCTACCTCAGAACGCTACCTGCCCACATTAGGCTGGAGTACCAGCTGAACCATGACAGACGCAATATCCTTTTTGTACACGGAAGTCCAAGAAAGGTAAATGAATACCTATTTGAAGATCGTGATGAGAAAAGCATGTTAAGGATCATGGAGCAGGCAGAAGCTGATATTATGTGTTTTGGTCATACCCACCAACCTTATCACCGCATTTTAAATTCTGGAACGGATGGTAGTAATCATTTCAGGCATGCGATAAACATCGGATCTGTAGGAAAACCAAAGGATAAAGACCCAAGAGGTGGTTATGTGATCCTGACCATAAACCCTGACAGTACTGTAACGGACAAGGATAGTATAAAAGTAGAGTTTATCCGCTTTGAATATGATGTTGAAAAAGCAGCAAAGGCAGTAGAGGATAGTCCGCTACCAAATGAATACGCTGATATGCTTCGCAACGGATAG
- a CDS encoding metallophosphoesterase family protein, with translation MRIALFSDIHANLLAFQAMLKDMDSLRPDAVYCLGDLVGYHIYPNEVIDEIRRRGIPTLKGNHDEKVENIITNAESLNEPGKKYAYHLIREDNKEYLRTLPAHIRLDFKMNNEKFNLVFAHGSTRTIDEYVLFDTDENYVLQMMEEADADLLFVGHSHKPYHRVIQTDGRFKHVINLGSVGKPKDGDPRGCYVMVTLDKDSSALTNDCIMIEFRRVEYDVEASAKSIEDSMLPDEFAASLRFAK, from the coding sequence ATGAGGATAGCACTATTTTCAGATATACACGCCAATCTTCTAGCTTTCCAAGCTATGCTAAAAGATATGGACAGTCTAAGACCTGATGCTGTTTATTGCCTCGGAGATTTGGTTGGCTACCACATCTACCCCAATGAAGTTATTGATGAAATAAGGAGACGGGGTATACCAACTCTTAAAGGCAATCATGATGAAAAGGTTGAAAACATCATCACTAATGCGGAAAGCCTTAATGAACCAGGCAAGAAATACGCATATCATTTGATCCGTGAAGATAACAAAGAATATTTAAGGACACTTCCAGCCCATATCAGACTTGACTTTAAAATGAATAACGAAAAGTTCAACCTTGTATTTGCACATGGAAGTACTCGAACTATCGACGAATATGTGCTTTTTGACACGGATGAAAATTATGTATTACAGATGATGGAAGAAGCAGATGCTGATCTACTTTTTGTGGGGCATTCACATAAACCATACCATCGCGTTATACAAACTGATGGCAGGTTCAAACACGTTATCAATCTTGGCTCTGTTGGAAAACCAAAAGATGGTGATCCAAGGGGTTGCTATGTTATGGTTACCTTGGATAAAGACTCTTCAGCATTAACCAATGATTGCATAATGATAGAATTCAGAAGAGTTGAATATGATGTCGAAGCATCTGCAAAATCGATTGAAGATAGTATGCTACCCGATGAGTTTGCAGCTTCGTTACGCTTCGCTAAATAA
- a CDS encoding glycerophosphodiester phosphodiesterase family protein, with protein sequence MKRVLVIVSMLFSGAAFCQQKLDVQAHRGGMALIPENTIPAMLNAVKLGAKTLELDVVISADGKVVVSHDGYMSAVFMTKPDGSEITKEEEKTLSLFQMSYESISRYQSGVKTHPMFPRQLKLKTHKPLLSDLIDSVEVYVKANKLKPVYYNIETKCSPMGDGKYNPSPAIFVQTMMDVINQKGIKKRVIIQSFDVRTLKILHQTEPELKLSLLVQGKMNLTEEQLKKYGLSAKEVEDYFKQLSTNKGGLEGDLAILGFVPAIYSPYYSGVDAEMVKKVHDKKMQIVPWTVDKEEDMIALGKLGVDGIITNSPDILIKLFGSYQKKSK encoded by the coding sequence ATGAAAAGAGTATTAGTAATAGTAAGTATGTTATTTAGCGGAGCTGCCTTTTGTCAGCAAAAATTAGATGTTCAAGCGCATCGTGGTGGTATGGCTTTAATTCCTGAAAACACTATTCCGGCAATGTTAAATGCTGTGAAATTAGGGGCTAAAACATTAGAGTTGGATGTGGTTATTTCAGCAGACGGAAAAGTAGTTGTATCTCATGACGGCTATATGTCAGCAGTTTTTATGACTAAACCAGATGGCTCTGAAATTACTAAAGAAGAAGAGAAGACATTGAGTTTATTTCAAATGTCTTATGAAAGTATTAGTCGCTATCAATCAGGAGTTAAAACACATCCTATGTTTCCTAGACAACTAAAGTTAAAAACGCATAAGCCATTGTTAAGTGATCTAATAGATAGTGTGGAAGTTTATGTGAAAGCAAACAAGCTTAAGCCGGTTTATTATAACATTGAAACGAAATGTTCTCCTATGGGTGATGGAAAATATAATCCTTCTCCAGCCATATTTGTGCAAACAATGATGGATGTGATTAATCAAAAAGGGATCAAAAAAAGAGTCATTATTCAATCTTTTGATGTGAGAACGCTGAAGATTTTGCATCAAACTGAACCAGAACTAAAACTATCTCTTTTGGTTCAAGGGAAAATGAATCTTACTGAAGAACAACTTAAAAAGTATGGCCTTTCAGCTAAAGAAGTTGAGGATTATTTTAAGCAATTGAGTACTAATAAAGGTGGACTAGAAGGAGATTTAGCGATTTTGGGTTTTGTGCCAGCTATTTATAGCCCATATTATAGTGGGGTAGATGCCGAAATGGTAAAAAAAGTACACGATAAAAAGATGCAAATTGTTCCGTGGACAGTTGATAAAGAAGAAGATATGATTGCCTTAGGCAAACTTGGTGTCGATGGAATCATCACTAATAGTCCAGATATTTTAATTAAGCTTTTTGGTAGTTATCAGAAAAAATCAAAATAA
- a CDS encoding NRDE family protein, whose translation MCTVSYIPTDEGIIITSNRDENSERGCAFAPVIEKQGEYQLAYPKDPKSGGTWIAVKDNGDVAVLLNGAFENHVKLPSYRKSRGIILLEIIQSKFPEKTFDQISLAEIENFTLILYKKGSLMECRWDGFQKHKKSINVNQPCIWSSATLYSRPIRDEREQWFASWLEKEPNINQDKAIRFHQFAGTGDQENALVMARSNNISTVSITSVKITSATADMLYKDLKSGIDKEISFKIPRAKTKLSIFENLKLNFRIATIKTFNWEYWPMHLVYAPMYIYWLYLSTKARTFFFFSAANPMRLNSGFAMENKSDSYKHLDQQFYPKTVLFANGTNAPELKARLADNEICFPLIAKPDMGERGTGVKLINNLADLVDYSRQSKANFLTQEFIDYKNEVGIFYHRLPDEDYGKITGIVGKEFLMITGDGKSTLEMLIRKNDRYILQFKTLRKHYGDQLEQILSTDEEKVLVPFGNHCRGAKFIDLSYMISKNLTQVIDNVCKQLPEFYFGRLDIKFKNWNDFEQGKNFSIIELNGAASEPTHMYDPRHSIFFAWGEIKKHWDLLYKISKSNAKNKSIPLMTTVEGMKMLRAHSQHIKGLSKI comes from the coding sequence ATGTGCACAGTAAGTTATATTCCCACTGACGAAGGTATTATTATCACATCAAACCGTGATGAAAATAGTGAACGCGGTTGTGCATTTGCTCCTGTTATTGAAAAGCAAGGGGAATATCAATTGGCCTATCCTAAAGACCCTAAAAGCGGTGGAACTTGGATTGCTGTTAAAGACAACGGTGATGTGGCTGTATTACTTAATGGAGCATTCGAAAACCATGTCAAACTTCCATCCTATCGTAAAAGCAGAGGTATAATTTTATTAGAAATCATACAATCAAAGTTTCCTGAAAAAACCTTTGATCAAATAAGTTTAGCTGAGATTGAAAATTTCACACTCATCCTTTATAAAAAAGGTAGCTTAATGGAATGCAGGTGGGATGGGTTTCAAAAACACAAGAAATCGATAAATGTTAATCAACCTTGCATTTGGTCTTCTGCTACGCTTTACTCTCGGCCAATAAGAGATGAAAGAGAACAGTGGTTTGCCAGTTGGTTAGAAAAGGAGCCAAACATCAATCAAGACAAAGCCATTCGCTTTCATCAGTTTGCAGGCACCGGCGACCAAGAGAATGCATTGGTCATGGCACGTAGCAACAATATTTCGACAGTTAGCATTACGTCTGTAAAAATTACCTCAGCAACTGCTGATATGCTTTATAAAGACCTTAAAAGTGGGATCGATAAAGAGATTAGCTTTAAAATACCTAGAGCTAAAACCAAACTATCAATCTTTGAAAATTTGAAGCTGAATTTCAGAATTGCAACCATCAAAACCTTTAACTGGGAATATTGGCCTATGCACCTAGTTTATGCACCGATGTATATTTATTGGCTATATCTAAGTACTAAAGCACGTACTTTCTTTTTCTTTAGTGCAGCAAACCCAATGAGGCTTAACTCAGGCTTTGCCATGGAAAACAAAAGTGATAGCTACAAACATCTTGATCAGCAGTTTTACCCAAAAACAGTCTTATTCGCCAATGGCACCAATGCCCCAGAATTAAAGGCAAGGTTAGCGGATAATGAAATTTGTTTCCCCTTAATCGCTAAGCCGGATATGGGAGAACGAGGCACTGGTGTAAAATTGATCAATAATTTGGCCGACCTTGTTGACTACAGCAGGCAGAGCAAAGCCAATTTTCTAACACAAGAGTTTATTGACTATAAAAATGAAGTGGGTATCTTTTATCATCGCTTACCAGATGAAGATTATGGTAAAATTACTGGAATCGTTGGTAAAGAATTTTTGATGATTACTGGAGATGGGAAATCAACATTGGAAATGCTAATCAGAAAAAATGATAGGTATATTTTGCAATTTAAAACCTTAAGAAAGCATTATGGAGATCAGTTGGAACAAATATTATCGACGGATGAAGAAAAGGTTTTAGTACCTTTTGGCAATCATTGCAGGGGTGCTAAGTTTATAGATTTGAGTTACATGATTAGTAAGAATCTTACACAGGTTATAGATAATGTTTGCAAGCAATTACCAGAATTCTATTTTGGAAGGCTCGACATTAAGTTTAAGAATTGGAATGATTTTGAACAAGGAAAGAATTTTTCAATCATTGAATTGAATGGCGCAGCAAGTGAACCAACTCACATGTACGATCCAAGGCATTCGATATTTTTTGCTTGGGGAGAAATTAAAAAACATTGGGATTTACTTTATAAGATCAGTAAAAGTAATGCTAAAAATAAATCTATCCCATTGATGACTACTGTTGAAGGTATGAAAATGCTTCGAGCGCATAGCCAGCACATCAAAGGGCTTTCAAAAATATAA
- a CDS encoding DinB family protein translates to MINQLSQSICYLLTQLENALEALSDEQFCEPIPLLGNASIGQHIRHILEFYIELGNGYQTGIIDYDKRKRDHNLETIREMAIAKIQQINRLTMLENKELNIMAEYSFEDERKQQLPTNYYRELMYNLEHTVHHMALIRVGFSLISKILLPEDFGIAASTLKYRKACAQ, encoded by the coding sequence ATGATCAATCAGCTTAGCCAATCTATCTGTTACTTGCTCACTCAGCTTGAAAATGCACTTGAGGCATTGTCTGATGAACAATTTTGCGAACCAATACCCTTATTAGGAAACGCTTCCATTGGCCAGCACATTAGGCATATTTTAGAGTTCTATATTGAGCTTGGCAATGGTTATCAAACTGGTATCATAGATTATGACAAACGTAAACGAGATCATAATCTAGAGACTATTAGGGAAATGGCGATCGCCAAGATTCAACAAATAAATAGATTAACCATGCTAGAGAATAAGGAACTTAACATTATGGCTGAATATAGTTTTGAGGATGAAAGGAAGCAGCAATTGCCTACAAATTATTACAGAGAGTTAATGTATAATCTTGAACATACTGTACATCACATGGCGTTGATTAGAGTTGGTTTTAGCCTAATTTCTAAAATTTTATTACCAGAAGATTTTGGCATTGCAGCTTCTACCTTAAAGTATAGAAAAGCATGTGCACAGTAA
- a CDS encoding YHS domain-containing (seleno)protein has translation MKKLFTITAMLLITVSMVKAQKSEIFCTAGKAIKGYDPVAFFTESKPVKGADSLSYSYKDATWLFSSKANLESFKKSPEKYSPQYGGYCAYGTADGHKAPTQTDTWTIVDGKLYFNYNGKVKEMWTKQQTSLIEKANTQWPLIKDKP, from the coding sequence ATGAAAAAATTATTCACAATTACTGCAATGCTGCTGATTACCGTATCTATGGTTAAAGCACAAAAATCTGAAATCTTTTGTACTGCTGGCAAAGCGATTAAAGGCTATGACCCTGTAGCTTTTTTTACCGAATCTAAACCTGTAAAAGGAGCCGACAGCCTTTCCTATTCCTATAAAGATGCTACTTGGCTTTTCTCTTCAAAAGCAAATTTAGAAAGCTTTAAAAAATCGCCAGAAAAATATAGTCCACAATATGGGGGCTATTGTGCTTACGGAACTGCAGATGGCCACAAAGCACCAACACAAACCGATACTTGGACCATTGTTGATGGCAAGCTCTATTTTAATTACAACGGGAAGGTGAAAGAGATGTGGACAAAACAACAAACTTCTTTAATAGAAAAAGCAAACACGCAATGGCCCTTAATTAAAGACAAACCTTAA
- a CDS encoding YHS domain-containing (seleno)protein yields MRIIITMLLLVFSLTSASAQTAQRKKNFNIDKSALAIEGYDPVAYFSSKKAIEGKKEISLTNEGITYHFATTQNRELFKANPLKYEPQFGGWCAYAMGKTGEKVTVDPETFKVLDGKLYLFYNKFFNNTLKDWNQNETILKQKAEQNWSKLN; encoded by the coding sequence ATGAGAATAATAATTACAATGCTATTGCTAGTTTTCTCACTAACATCAGCATCTGCCCAAACGGCACAACGCAAAAAAAACTTTAATATAGACAAAAGTGCACTTGCAATTGAAGGTTATGATCCAGTAGCTTATTTTTCTTCCAAAAAAGCAATAGAAGGCAAAAAGGAAATAAGCTTAACCAACGAGGGTATTACCTACCATTTTGCTACAACTCAAAACCGTGAACTTTTCAAAGCCAACCCTTTAAAATATGAACCTCAGTTTGGTGGTTGGTGCGCTTATGCAATGGGTAAAACCGGCGAAAAGGTAACTGTAGATCCCGAAACTTTTAAAGTATTAGATGGCAAACTCTATCTTTTCTATAATAAATTTTTCAATAACACTTTGAAAGATTGGAACCAAAATGAAACTATACTTAAACAAAAAGCAGAACAAAACTGGTCAAAACTCAACTAA
- a CDS encoding sigma-70 family RNA polymerase sigma factor, which produces MPTENEDKTLTEQSLLLDPKKWVGEYADYLFKYAFLRVRNDDLARDLVQETFLAALKGLTGFDGRSSERTWLTAILKFKIIDVYRKESSGLNNIKKLTEEESLQDDFFNTDDGHWKKEHAPKPFETGQDPLQAKEFNKVLKVCMQKLPVLWASVFAMKHLDEEKTEVILSELRLTSANFWVIIHRTKLSLRACLQKNWL; this is translated from the coding sequence ATGCCAACTGAGAATGAAGATAAAACCTTAACTGAGCAATCATTATTGCTAGACCCCAAAAAATGGGTTGGGGAGTATGCCGATTATCTTTTTAAATATGCTTTCTTACGTGTTCGTAATGACGATTTAGCGAGAGATTTGGTTCAGGAAACTTTTTTGGCAGCACTTAAAGGATTAACTGGTTTTGATGGAAGAAGTAGTGAACGTACTTGGCTAACTGCTATTTTAAAATTTAAAATAATCGATGTATACCGAAAGGAATCTTCAGGGCTAAATAACATCAAAAAGCTTACAGAGGAAGAATCGCTTCAAGACGATTTTTTTAATACTGATGATGGCCATTGGAAAAAGGAACACGCACCAAAACCATTTGAAACAGGGCAAGACCCACTTCAAGCAAAAGAATTTAATAAGGTTCTAAAGGTGTGTATGCAGAAACTTCCAGTTTTATGGGCATCGGTATTTGCAATGAAACACCTAGATGAAGAAAAAACGGAAGTAATCCTTTCAGAACTTCGACTAACATCTGCAAATTTTTGGGTAATTATTCACCGGACAAAGCTTAGCCTAAGAGCTTGCCTTCAAAAAAATTGGTTATGA
- a CDS encoding Hsp70 family protein, with translation MKRFLYGIDFGTTNSALAIYNEDSKEIHSTIIIPSLIYFYHQLDAGKDKNYVVGEEAIEAYLNDGMKGRFIKSIKQILSRSSFTETRIHNRKYNASDLVSIILKELKGRADELIGQDCKKAVIGRPVFFNDDNVQKDTLAQSRLDKAATLAGFTEVRFQFEPIGAAFAYEKTLSKKEKVLVADLGGGTTDFTYLVLDPEKVGSKDRKNDMMATGGIYIGGDSFDSSFMWEKGTPYFGKYTTYEATRGKVLTVPKSLFVNICSWEQMNFFNGQRIKKDIEDYYYYSGNDPKFKNLITLIENNLGYSVFQAIEKTKIELSNTTTSKFSYHNMDINIDEEIPLSSYQQIIKKDVDRISTYLNEFMLQNNIEGKDIDSLFLTGGTSMVGSIQQLFKEKFPHLKLNSGDNFKSVAKGLAYSGYLFD, from the coding sequence ATGAAGAGATTTTTATACGGAATTGACTTTGGTACTACCAATTCGGCATTGGCTATTTATAACGAAGATTCAAAAGAAATCCATAGCACAATCATTATTCCTTCATTGATCTATTTTTATCATCAGCTAGATGCTGGTAAGGATAAAAACTATGTGGTAGGTGAAGAAGCTATTGAGGCTTATTTAAATGATGGGATGAAGGGTCGTTTTATTAAATCTATTAAGCAAATTTTATCAAGAAGTAGTTTTACTGAAACTCGAATTCATAACAGAAAGTACAATGCATCAGACTTGGTGTCTATTATTTTGAAAGAATTAAAAGGCAGGGCCGATGAATTGATTGGTCAAGATTGTAAAAAGGCAGTTATTGGTAGACCTGTGTTTTTTAATGATGATAATGTACAAAAAGACACTTTGGCGCAAAGCAGGCTGGATAAGGCTGCGACACTTGCTGGCTTTACCGAAGTTCGCTTTCAATTTGAACCTATTGGAGCAGCTTTTGCCTACGAGAAAACATTATCGAAAAAAGAAAAAGTGCTAGTGGCAGATTTAGGTGGCGGTACAACAGACTTTACCTACTTGGTACTTGATCCCGAAAAAGTGGGCAGTAAGGATAGAAAGAATGACATGATGGCCACTGGAGGGATTTATATTGGTGGGGATAGTTTCGATTCGTCGTTCATGTGGGAAAAAGGAACACCTTATTTCGGTAAATACACAACTTATGAAGCAACTAGGGGTAAGGTATTAACCGTTCCCAAATCCCTTTTTGTAAATATTTGCTCTTGGGAACAGATGAATTTCTTTAACGGGCAACGGATTAAAAAAGATATTGAAGACTACTATTATTATTCTGGGAACGACCCTAAGTTTAAAAATCTAATTACGCTGATTGAGAATAATTTAGGCTATTCGGTTTTTCAAGCTATTGAAAAAACTAAGATTGAATTATCAAACACAACTACCTCTAAATTTAGTTATCATAATATGGATATCAATATTGATGAAGAAATTCCTTTGTCAAGCTACCAGCAAATCATTAAAAAAGATGTAGATAGAATTTCAACCTATTTGAATGAATTCATGTTGCAAAATAATATAGAGGGAAAAGATATTGATAGCCTTTTTTTAACAGGTGGAACTTCTATGGTAGGGAGTATTCAGCAACTGTTTAAAGAAAAATTCCCTCATCTTAAACTAAACTCTGGAGACAATTTCAAAAGTGTTGCCAAGGGCTTAGCCTATAGTGGTTATCTTTTTGATTAA
- a CDS encoding metallophosphoesterase, producing MKRKEFLQSGFIAAGLSVLPAAISAKEQAPKKSFRFAFISDIHVKTGAVPEAGMAKALKHVNQLKPKVDFIINGGDCIMDALAATKESTQTQWTLYHQIMQKENSLPVYPCIGNHDIYGWFQKTPDTTDPLYGKSYAVKELKMTERYYHFKKENWNFIVLDSTQLNLAGGYIAKVDEVQLEWLKNKLAEIPANQQICIVSHIPILSICAGLFFNKTEANGDLMIKRNLMHTDFFALKTLFNKYPNIKTCLSGHIHLQDEINYHNIDYYCNGAISGNWWGGAFQEFDPAYAVFDFFDDGTVKREMIKYEV from the coding sequence ATGAAAAGAAAAGAATTTCTTCAATCTGGCTTTATTGCCGCAGGGCTATCCGTACTTCCCGCAGCAATTAGTGCAAAAGAACAAGCTCCGAAAAAATCCTTCAGATTTGCCTTTATATCTGACATACACGTTAAAACTGGTGCGGTCCCTGAAGCTGGAATGGCAAAAGCCTTAAAGCATGTCAATCAATTAAAACCTAAAGTTGATTTCATCATCAATGGCGGAGATTGTATCATGGATGCATTAGCTGCAACTAAAGAATCAACACAAACGCAATGGACACTTTATCATCAAATCATGCAAAAGGAGAACAGTTTACCTGTATACCCTTGCATTGGGAACCATGATATTTATGGCTGGTTCCAAAAAACACCTGATACTACCGATCCTTTGTACGGGAAAAGTTATGCGGTAAAAGAACTTAAAATGACAGAGCGTTATTATCATTTTAAAAAAGAAAACTGGAATTTTATTGTCTTAGATAGTACTCAACTTAATCTAGCAGGAGGCTATATTGCAAAAGTTGATGAAGTACAATTAGAGTGGCTCAAGAACAAGCTTGCTGAAATTCCTGCTAACCAACAAATTTGCATTGTTTCACATATCCCAATCCTATCTATTTGTGCTGGCTTATTTTTTAATAAAACCGAAGCCAATGGCGATTTGATGATCAAGAGAAACTTAATGCATACCGACTTTTTTGCACTTAAAACATTGTTCAATAAATACCCAAACATCAAAACTTGCTTAAGTGGTCATATCCATTTACAGGATGAAATTAATTACCACAATATTGATTATTACTGTAACGGTGCAATTTCTGGGAATTGGTGGGGTGGAGCTTTTCAAGAATTTGATCCTGCTTATGCTGTTTTCGATTTTTTTGATGATGGAACAGTGAAGAGAGAAATGATAAAATATGAGGTTTAA
- a CDS encoding sulfatase, giving the protein MKGIYFLIIILFTTSLYGQVKKTPNIIIIISDDHALSTIGAYGAKYGATPNIDRLAKEGAVFTNAFVNNSICAPSRATLLTGKYSHMNGLRDNMDEFDASQDVFPRRMQQAGFQTAWVGKWHLKTYPQGFDFWNIVPGQGQYYNPSFISMNGDTSKLNGYCTDVTTDIALDWLNKRDKEKPFCIVIGQKAPHRTWMPDIQDLGKYDQTKFPLPKNFYDQYENRLAAGKQDMNIVNTMKLGYDLKMKSDTSDKVNSATAFTTRMTATQRKAWNAYYDPIEADFLKQNPKGKELVEWKFQRYMRDYLSTTLSLDRNIGRVLDYLDKNNLTENTIVIYTSDQGFYMGEHGWFDKRFMYEESMHAPFIVRYPEVVKAGTIMPQLVSNVDFAPTFLKLANVPIPAEIQGKSFDNLLKNPKAKFRESVYYHYYEFPGEHSVMRHFGIRTDRYKLIRFYGAANFWELYDLKTDPNEMNNIYGQQASASLTGELKQKLKALVTENKDDVALKVLAENN; this is encoded by the coding sequence ATGAAAGGGATATATTTTCTAATCATAATTTTATTTACCACCTCCCTTTATGGACAGGTAAAAAAGACACCAAACATCATCATCATTATTTCAGATGATCATGCGCTATCAACCATCGGTGCTTATGGCGCTAAATATGGTGCTACCCCAAATATAGATCGCTTGGCTAAAGAAGGTGCGGTTTTTACAAATGCTTTTGTAAATAATTCAATCTGTGCGCCAAGCAGAGCTACTTTGTTGACTGGGAAATATAGTCACATGAATGGCTTAAGAGATAATATGGATGAGTTTGATGCCTCGCAAGATGTTTTTCCAAGGCGAATGCAGCAAGCTGGTTTTCAAACGGCTTGGGTGGGCAAGTGGCATTTGAAGACTTATCCTCAAGGATTTGATTTTTGGAATATCGTTCCTGGTCAAGGACAGTATTACAATCCGTCATTTATTAGCATGAATGGAGATACAAGCAAGCTCAATGGATATTGTACTGATGTAACTACAGATATTGCTTTAGATTGGTTAAATAAACGTGATAAAGAGAAGCCATTCTGCATTGTAATTGGTCAAAAAGCACCTCACAGAACTTGGATGCCAGATATTCAGGATTTGGGTAAGTATGATCAAACTAAATTCCCACTGCCTAAAAACTTTTATGATCAATACGAGAATAGGCTAGCTGCGGGCAAACAGGATATGAACATTGTAAATACAATGAAATTGGGTTACGACTTGAAAATGAAGAGCGATACGTCAGATAAAGTAAATTCTGCTACTGCATTTACCACAAGGATGACCGCAACTCAACGCAAAGCTTGGAATGCATATTACGATCCAATAGAAGCCGATTTTTTAAAACAAAACCCAAAAGGGAAGGAGTTAGTAGAATGGAAATTTCAAAGATACATGCGAGATTATTTAAGTACTACTTTGTCTTTAGATAGAAATATTGGTAGAGTTTTAGATTATTTAGATAAAAACAACTTAACTGAAAATACAATCGTAATTTATACTTCTGATCAAGGGTTTTATATGGGTGAACACGGTTGGTTTGATAAACGTTTCATGTACGAGGAATCGATGCATGCGCCATTTATTGTGCGTTATCCTGAAGTGGTTAAAGCTGGAACTATTATGCCGCAGTTAGTTTCTAATGTAGATTTTGCCCCAACCTTTTTAAAGTTGGCCAATGTCCCTATTCCTGCCGAAATTCAAGGTAAATCATTTGACAATTTACTAAAAAATCCAAAAGCGAAGTTCCGAGAATCTGTTTATTATCATTATTATGAGTTCCCTGGAGAGCACAGTGTGATGAGGCATTTCGGCATCAGAACAGATCGTTATAAACTTATACGTTTTTATGGTGCGGCTAATTTTTGGGAGTTGTATGATTTAAAAACAGATCCAAATGAAATGAACAATATTTATGGGCAGCAAGCAAGTGCTAGCTTAACAGGCGAATTAAAGCAAAAATTAAAAGCTTTGGTAACAGAGAATAAAGATGACGTTGCTTTAAAGGTGTTGGCAGAAAATAATTAA